One window from the genome of Haloprofundus halobius encodes:
- a CDS encoding pyridoxal-phosphate-dependent aminotransferase family protein has translation MLLTPGPTAVPEPVRRAMAREQPNPDVEERFRVRYEDLTEKLAEVYDTDHDVVVLGGEGILGLEAAIASLVEPGDRVLCISNGLYGDGFVDFVESYGGEPVHVGVEYTEALDVDAVKAILEKSEEMGKPFELATMVHCETPTGTLTNLDPVLDVLDDYGVLSVVDAVSSLGGTPVPTERIDVCLGGSQKCFSAPPGLTTAAISDEAWAAMEARDPPSLYTNFLPWRNVSEGFPYTHLAANVAALDVAVDLLLEDGLDAVYGRHVAAAEVCRERGAEMGLEPFTDGARPSPTVTAFHVPGRAATLQQRLADEHDVVLSTGLADLADDIIRVGHMGYGADIEKVDRAMDALEVVLA, from the coding sequence ATGTTACTCACACCCGGTCCGACCGCCGTTCCCGAACCCGTCCGCCGTGCGATGGCGCGCGAGCAACCGAACCCCGACGTCGAAGAGCGGTTCCGCGTCCGCTACGAGGACCTCACCGAGAAACTCGCCGAGGTGTACGACACCGATCACGATGTCGTCGTCCTCGGCGGCGAGGGGATTCTGGGGCTGGAAGCCGCCATCGCCTCGCTCGTCGAACCCGGCGATCGGGTGCTCTGCATCTCGAACGGTCTCTACGGCGACGGTTTCGTCGACTTCGTCGAGAGCTACGGCGGCGAACCCGTCCACGTCGGCGTCGAGTACACCGAAGCGCTCGACGTCGACGCCGTGAAGGCGATCCTCGAAAAGAGCGAGGAGATGGGCAAACCGTTCGAACTCGCGACGATGGTTCACTGCGAGACGCCGACAGGGACGCTCACGAACCTCGACCCGGTGCTCGACGTGCTCGACGACTATGGCGTGCTCTCCGTCGTCGACGCCGTCTCGTCGCTCGGGGGGACTCCCGTTCCGACCGAGCGAATCGACGTCTGTCTGGGCGGCTCGCAGAAGTGTTTCAGCGCGCCGCCGGGACTGACGACGGCCGCCATAAGCGATGAGGCGTGGGCAGCGATGGAGGCGCGGGATCCGCCGTCGCTGTACACGAACTTTCTCCCGTGGCGCAACGTGAGCGAGGGGTTCCCGTACACGCACCTCGCGGCCAACGTCGCCGCGCTCGACGTCGCGGTTGACCTGCTGTTGGAGGACGGTCTGGACGCGGTGTACGGTCGCCACGTCGCCGCCGCCGAAGTGTGTCGTGAGCGCGGTGCGGAGATGGGGTTGGAACCCTTCACCGACGGCGCTCGTCCGTCGCCGACGGTGACGGCGTTTCACGTTCCCGGCCGAGCGGCCACGTTGCAACAGCGGTTAGCCGACGAGCACGACGTGGTCCTCTCGACGGGGCTTGCTGACCTCGCGGACGACATCATTCGGGTCGGACACATGGGTTACGGGGCCGATATCGAGAAGGTCGACCGGGCGATGGACGCGCTCGAAGTGGTCCTCGCGTAG
- a CDS encoding HalOD1 output domain-containing protein: protein MPGQFDGPRDIGYDPARECYSIEYDRTRDPPSIELIVAIATIEDRGTDEVEPLYETIDPDALDAIFREESEATAHRNGRLSFVFSGREVTVWAEGRIDIALTDAERERATAASDADGPESEEQDGVNWGRDPTGTEESEDTSMR, encoded by the coding sequence ATGCCCGGGCAGTTCGACGGACCGAGAGACATCGGCTACGACCCCGCGAGGGAGTGCTACAGTATCGAGTACGACCGAACCCGAGACCCCCCGAGCATCGAACTCATCGTCGCGATAGCGACCATCGAAGACAGAGGCACCGACGAGGTTGAACCGCTGTACGAGACGATAGACCCCGACGCGCTCGACGCCATCTTTCGAGAGGAGTCGGAGGCCACCGCCCACCGGAACGGCCGCCTCTCGTTCGTCTTCAGCGGACGTGAGGTGACGGTGTGGGCCGAGGGTCGAATCGACATCGCTCTCACCGACGCGGAACGCGAGCGAGCGACCGCCGCAAGCGATGCGGACGGCCCCGAGTCCGAGGAACAAGACGGCGTGAACTGGGGCCGGGACCCGACCGGCACCGAGGAGAGTGAGGATACGTCGATGCGATGA
- a CDS encoding AIR synthase family protein, with the protein MTGKFTPEDLAAYVFSRTGAPNDDLLVGPAFGEDAAAVRVGGETLVVSSDPISLAAERIGTLGVAIVSNDVAACGGVPEWLTCTILLPDDDPALLDTVTAQLDTEAERLGITIVGGHTESVLALSRPLLSLTCAGTADSYVPTGGARPGDRVLLTKAAGVEGTAVLASDFADDLDVADATAFFDELSVIPDAAALAPFATAMHDPTEGGVVAGLTEMAVASDAVLSVDPDDIPVRDETRRLCKAVDVDPLRILGSGALAATVTEDVADDALAALDEAGIDATEIGTVERETGATGLRLGDEFFASPPEDDMYALWE; encoded by the coding sequence ATGACCGGCAAGTTCACGCCCGAAGACCTCGCCGCCTACGTCTTCTCGCGGACGGGCGCACCGAACGACGACCTGCTCGTCGGCCCGGCGTTCGGCGAGGACGCCGCCGCCGTGCGCGTCGGCGGCGAGACGCTCGTCGTCAGCAGCGACCCCATCTCGCTGGCGGCGGAGCGAATCGGCACGCTCGGCGTCGCCATCGTCTCGAACGACGTCGCCGCCTGTGGCGGGGTTCCGGAGTGGTTGACCTGCACGATTCTCTTGCCCGACGACGACCCGGCGCTGCTCGACACCGTCACCGCGCAGCTCGACACCGAAGCCGAACGACTCGGTATCACCATCGTCGGCGGCCACACGGAATCGGTCTTGGCGCTCTCGCGTCCACTCCTCTCGCTGACCTGTGCCGGGACCGCCGACAGCTACGTCCCGACCGGCGGCGCACGACCCGGCGACCGCGTTCTCCTCACGAAAGCCGCGGGCGTCGAGGGGACCGCCGTGCTCGCGTCCGACTTCGCCGACGACTTGGACGTCGCCGACGCGACAGCGTTCTTCGACGAACTCAGCGTCATCCCCGACGCGGCGGCGCTCGCGCCGTTCGCGACGGCGATGCACGACCCGACCGAAGGCGGCGTCGTCGCCGGTCTCACCGAGATGGCCGTGGCCAGCGACGCCGTGCTCTCGGTCGACCCCGACGACATCCCCGTCCGCGACGAGACTCGACGACTCTGCAAAGCGGTAGACGTCGACCCGCTTCGGATTCTCGGTTCGGGGGCACTCGCCGCGACCGTCACCGAAGACGTCGCCGACGACGCGCTCGCTGCGCTGGACGAAGCAGGCATCGACGCGACCGAAATCGGAACCGTGGAACGAGAGACCGGAGCGACGGGCCTCCGCCTCGGCGACGAGTTCTTCGCGTCGCCGCCGGAGGACGACATGTACGCGCTCTGGGAGTAG
- a CDS encoding DEAD/DEAH box helicase: protein MNDDYGDDARETAETDPSDPETDASSPERATGAEDAADDEIIEAAEATAVDEMTEDPVTLDSFYDALQTEGRPLATAQQIARHLDIPQATAADALEALADAGTVQRVDVESDPVVWYPTQWGDVATRERVIVFPERREIVVDRPKQYTRAQLSQFAHLVDTTGGDADERGYLYTIRTEDIWQAPFDEFEGLLRSMRSVLPRRSPHLEEWAERQWKRAHQFTLRTHEDGYVVLEAVNEDLMGNVAREKLSEQHLHAPISDTESWVREGEEAAIKRILYEAGYPVKDERDLDTGDPLETDLAVDLRDYQRDWVDRFVDQRSGVLVGPPGSGKTIAAMGVLAAVGGETLVLVPSRELASQWRQELLEHTTLTADQIGEYHGGKKEVRPVTIATYQTAGMDRHRQLFDSRAWGLIVYDEVHHIPSRVFRRSADLQTKHRLGLSATPIREDDKEGDIFTLVGPPIGTDWGKLFDAGFVQEPEVEIRYVPWTDEMAENEYRSADGRERYTLAALNPAKVDEVRHLRGKHLDAKALIFVDWLEQGEAVAEALDVPFISGEMPHYRRQRLLQQFRDGDLRTLVVSRVGDEGIDLPNAEIAIVASGLGGSRRQGAQRAGRTMRPVGNAVMYVLATRGSPEEDFAERQLRHLAEKGIRVREAGAWPTGGKE from the coding sequence ATGAACGACGACTACGGGGACGACGCTCGCGAAACCGCGGAAACGGACCCGTCAGACCCCGAGACGGACGCTTCTTCCCCGGAACGCGCCACCGGCGCCGAAGACGCAGCGGACGACGAAATCATCGAAGCCGCCGAAGCCACCGCGGTCGACGAGATGACTGAAGACCCCGTCACCCTCGACTCGTTCTACGACGCGCTACAGACGGAGGGACGCCCGCTCGCCACCGCCCAACAGATCGCTCGCCATCTCGACATCCCGCAGGCGACTGCCGCCGACGCGCTCGAAGCGCTGGCCGACGCCGGAACCGTTCAGCGCGTCGACGTCGAATCCGACCCCGTCGTCTGGTACCCGACGCAGTGGGGCGACGTCGCTACGCGCGAGCGGGTCATCGTCTTCCCCGAACGTCGAGAAATCGTCGTCGACCGACCGAAACAGTACACCCGCGCGCAACTGTCGCAGTTCGCCCACCTCGTCGACACGACCGGCGGCGACGCCGACGAACGCGGCTACCTCTACACGATTCGAACCGAGGACATCTGGCAGGCCCCCTTCGACGAGTTCGAGGGGCTCCTCAGAAGCATGCGGTCGGTGCTGCCGCGACGCTCGCCACATCTCGAGGAGTGGGCCGAGCGCCAGTGGAAGCGCGCCCACCAGTTCACCCTGCGAACGCACGAGGACGGCTACGTCGTCCTCGAAGCGGTCAACGAGGACCTGATGGGCAACGTCGCCCGCGAGAAACTCTCCGAACAGCACCTCCACGCCCCCATCTCCGACACCGAAAGCTGGGTCCGCGAGGGTGAGGAGGCGGCCATCAAGCGCATCCTCTACGAGGCGGGCTACCCCGTCAAGGACGAACGGGACCTCGACACCGGCGACCCGCTCGAAACCGACCTCGCCGTCGACCTCCGCGACTACCAGCGGGACTGGGTCGACCGGTTCGTCGACCAGCGCTCGGGCGTCCTCGTCGGGCCGCCGGGCAGCGGCAAGACCATCGCGGCCATGGGCGTGCTCGCGGCCGTCGGCGGCGAGACGCTCGTGCTCGTGCCGAGTCGCGAACTCGCGAGCCAATGGCGACAGGAACTGCTCGAGCACACGACGCTCACGGCCGACCAGATCGGCGAGTACCACGGCGGGAAAAAGGAGGTTCGGCCGGTCACCATCGCCACCTACCAGACCGCGGGGATGGACCGCCACCGCCAACTGTTCGACTCGCGCGCGTGGGGGCTCATCGTCTACGACGAGGTCCACCACATCCCGAGTCGGGTGTTCAGACGCAGCGCCGACCTCCAGACGAAACACCGACTCGGTCTCTCTGCGACGCCCATCCGCGAAGACGACAAGGAGGGGGACATCTTCACGCTCGTCGGGCCGCCCATCGGCACCGACTGGGGGAAACTGTTCGACGCCGGCTTCGTCCAGGAACCGGAGGTAGAGATTCGGTACGTCCCGTGGACCGACGAGATGGCCGAGAACGAGTACCGCAGCGCCGACGGCCGCGAGCGGTACACACTCGCGGCGCTCAACCCCGCGAAAGTCGACGAGGTCAGACATCTGCGCGGCAAACATCTCGACGCCAAAGCCCTGATCTTCGTCGACTGGCTCGAACAGGGCGAGGCGGTCGCCGAGGCGCTCGACGTCCCGTTCATCAGCGGGGAGATGCCACACTACCGACGCCAGCGACTGCTCCAGCAGTTCCGCGATGGCGACCTTCGGACGCTGGTCGTCTCCCGCGTCGGCGACGAAGGTATCGACCTGCCGAACGCCGAAATCGCCATCGTCGCCTCCGGTCTCGGCGGGTCGCGTCGGCAAGGTGCACAGCGCGCCGGCCGGACGATGCGCCCCGTCGGCAACGCGGTCATGTACGTGCTCGCCACCCGCGGCTCTCCCGAGGAGGATTTCGCCGAGCGACAGCTCCGTCACCTCGCCGAGAAGGGGATCCGCGTCCGCGAGGCGGGCGCGTGGCCCACCGGCGGCAAGGAGTGA